Genomic segment of Fibrobacter sp. UWEL:
AAGATTCACTACAGCAATGGGCTTGACATTCCCTTCTTCAAAGTCCGCAATAGTCAAATACAGAATGTTGGGCTTACGGGTAATTTGGGTAATTACGCCACGAACCCAGACGGCGGGGGTTTCCTCCACCCTCCTTTTCAGGGATGTCATGTATTGAGAGACTGTATAGGACTTGATTTCAGGTTCCATGAGCGGAATATAACTTTTTTGGATTCTCAAAAAAGCTATCATTATTTTTGTTATGGCAAAAGTTGTATCCGCAATGGAAGTTCGTCAAAATTTTGGCAACCTGTTGAATCAGGTTGCCTTGAAAGATGAAGAACTTGTGATTGAAAGAGCTGGCAAGCCTTTAGCTCGCCTGGTTAGCGTTCATGCTGCTACTTCAGGCAAGCTGGACTTTCGCGATATTACGAAACTTCCCAATCAGATTTGGGAAGAATAATTACTTCGCCCTAATCTTTACGTTCAGAGTCACTCGCTTAGTGGGGTCCGCCATACTCTGGGCGATGAGCTCTGCTGTGTTACCTGCAGCATCGGGCTGAACAATCAGATATTCAGAGGACAGTTCCTGTTCTCCGCTATCATTTGATTTACAGCTGTTGACGGAATACTTGTTGTTGATGTAGTTCAAGGATTCGCAGGGGACGAACCAGGAAATATCCTGGCCATTGTAATCGCCCCAGCTGGAGCCAGCCTTGAAGTTCATGATAAACTGGAATTCGTCTAGACGCAGGGTGTCGCCAACGGTTGCTCGAATGTTATTACTAATGGAATCGTCTTCGGCATTATAGAAGTCCATAGTTTCCAAAATGCCAGGCTGTTGAACTAGGGTGTACAGCTGCAATACATAACGCAAGCTGTCGTCCACCTGAGCCAGAGGCTTGGAGTTGGTTCGGGTATAATGCAGGTAGAACGGTCCTTCGGGCATATCGCTGGCTACTACAAAAGAACCACCGTAGACGCTGTTGATGTCTTTCTGGGACTTCTTATTCTTATCGAGAATTTCAAGCTTTACTGGACTTGTGACGTTGTTTTCGTCATAGTTCTTGATCCAGTGTTTCACCAGAATGGAATCGCCCTTCTTGTAGTCGCCAATCCAGATGAACTGTTCCTGGTAAATATCGTACTTGGCTGCAAGATTTTTCGGGCGAGTTCTTTCGTATGTTTCGCCAGGATAGTGAATGGAATCCGGATGGGAGAAGTATTCTCCCTTTTCCAGTTCGCGAGCAGAAGTCCTAGCTTCAAAGAATGCGTAGGGACCAGTCCAAATGCTAGCGAAGTTCGTGGGCTGAATGTTCAAGTTCCAGGTGATGGAATCGTTAGGAATCAGCAAGGTATCCAGGCTGCTTTCAGATGCGCCAATGACTTCATCTCCATTAGTAAGTTCATAGCTTTTAACGTTGGTTCCCTGTGTGGTGACATTCACGCTATAGCCTTCGGTGGAAGAGAACTGAAGGGCAATTTTATCAGGGGCTTCGTCAATGAGGACGATGCCGCGGAGAGAATCGTTCATCTTCATCTGGAAGGGTTCTTTGGATCCTGTATACTCGTAGTAGGTTGTATCTATCAGAACCTTTACGCGAAGGCTAGTGGAATCCGTAAATTCGCCTCCGATTTCCAGATAGTAGTGCTGGTCCTTAAAGGCGACAAATTGGTTGGAATCCTTGAATACGCCATCTTCGCCAATGCCGAGACTGGGAATCATGAAGTTCACGAAAGCGGAGTCCTTTCGACCGTCTCCCTTGGAAACTGCGGTAAGGGCGCGGAGGTAATCACCGAATTCATTTTTGACACGGATGGTGTCATTTTTCATGTTGTAGGTGGATGCGTAAACGCGAATGCGGGTTCCCTTAGGAAATTCTCCCAGGTACATGGGGAAGTTTCTGTCTAGACTATCTACGTAGAGAACGCTGCTGTCCATCTTGGAACTGTCCCCATGGAAGAGTTCCACGTAGATTTTCATGGTGTCCCCGATGCTTACGGTATCCTTGTAGTTGATGTCAGCACGATCGCTTAAGGAGGTGCTGGACTTGAAGGATGCTACAGAGGAACTGCTATCGGCTTCTTCGTCATTGCTGCTGGAAGAGCCGCTATCGCTACAGGCAGCAAGCAAGGTAAATGCTGCCAAACTAAAAGTGCCAAGAACGAGTTTCTTGAAGTTCATGGATAATCTCCTAGTTCAGGATGTAGAATTTCTGTTCTGCGTTAAAGGCTTCGCCATTCACTTTCAAAATGTACTTTCCGGTGGGGAAGGCTTTTGCCTTGAACTTAAAGTTGATTTTCTTTTCGCCGTCCATTTCACGTGCGGCAACCGTAAGCATTCTCTTGCCGAATTCGTTGACGATTTCAATCTGGACGAACTGGGGGTAACCAACGGTTAAGTCAAAGTTGCAGTCCAGGGAGAACTTGTCGATGTTTACCTTGGAAAGGGTGTAGCCGCCATCCATGGATTCACCACCTACGGAACGGCTGTTGTCGTAATAGCCCACGAAAAGGCTGGGGGCCAACTGCTTGCCCGTGTTGCCAGACATGATGAAAGATTCCGTAGTGTCTGTTGCGGTGAGAATCAAGGTGTACAGCTTGGAATCATGCTTGCGCTTGAAGAATTCCGTAAAGGTGGGGGTGCGGAGGAATGCTCCCAGGGGTGCCTTGGGATTCAAGGTGATAATACCCAGGTAGTCTGCGAACTTTGTATCCACGCCACCACCGGAGTTTTTACGGATGTTGAACTGTCCGCCAGGCTGGGGAAGATTTGCGGGCGCATTTTCCCAAGTCAGTTCGTAGTCAGGCCAATCCACGCTTAACTTCTGATCACCGTAGTTCATGTTCTTGGAAGTTTCCTTCAGACCGAAAATATTCAGCTGGATGGGCTTCTTGACGGAATCCGGATCGAATTCCAGTTTGAGAGCTACGTCAAACAAAGGACCAGGCAGTGCGGACAAGTCAAATTTCAAGTAGATCTTTCCTGCTGCGCCGCTTCTGTTGGAAAGCTGCAACGTGGGATCCGTATTGTGGGGTGTGTAGTTGTCAAATTCAGAAATCCAGGTTGCTGCACCTCTACCGCTGGGAATGTTGTCGCCCGTATGGTCCATGGTGGTATAGCGCTTGTCAAATACGTAAATGCGGCTGGTATCGGAACCGGTGGAATAACCGTCATCGCCAGTGAAAATCACGTTATAGCGTCCACTTGCGGTAAAGGTCATGTCGGTTTCGTATTCCGTAGAGTCGGAAATAATCACCTTACCAGGACCGGAGCCCTTCTTCCATTTGACGGGAACTTCGCAGAGACCGTCCCCGCGGCCATCGTCCTGGATGGAACCGAAAATGTGGAGCTTGTTGGGCTGGACCAGCAACATTTCTTCGTGAATGGTGGCGATGGGCTTTTCGTTAGGACCTTGCTTGGGGGCGTATCCCACGAAGAGCGGCAGGAAGGAACCGCCTTCTTCACGCTGGGTCAGGTCCTTGCCGAACAGGGACTTGATCTTGGATGCGGGGCGGGATTCTTCTACAATCTTGTAGAAAGGATTTCCGCGGGTAAGAGTCTCGCGCAGACCTGAAACGGAAAGTCCGGAATTGTCGTTGATGAACAGCGGGCGATCCTTGGCCTTGTCGCTGGCGATGACTTCTACGCCCACCAGCTCTGCGGATGCCTTGTTGAAGTTATGGAGAAGGGTGTTTCCGTCCTTGGCGGTTAGACCGAGAATCCAGACGGTGCCTCCGTTATTGGAAATCTTCGGACCCTTGGTATCGCCGGTCATGGACACCTGACGACCCCACAACTTCTGGTAGTTCAGCTGAATCGTTCCGATGGAAACGTCTTCCATAAAGACATCGCCTGTACCCACTTCGTCAGTTTCCAGGGACTTGACCATCATGTTCTTCAACAGAATGGTACGTGTGGATTTCTGGATGATGCCGCTACCGAATTCGGAGAAACGTTCAATGGTCAATTCGTTGAATGCGCCCTTTTCTACGATGAACTTGCCCTTACCGTCGATTCGACCTTCGATACCGAGAATTCGACGCACGCGGTTACGGATGTAGATGTCGCGGTTAATGGTCCAGCGACCTCCGGGAGGGAAGTAGATGGTTTCTGCACCGTCGTCGATTGCTTCCTGAATTGCCTTGGCATCGTCAGAACCTGTGTTCATCTTGCCGCCGTAGTCGCCTACGACTGTCACCCAGTTGTCTGCCTTCTGTTCGGCGAAGTTGGGCGTTTCTGCGATAGCGATGCGCATGGACTGCTTAGGGCTGTGGCAAAGTTGCTTGCTTTCCTGGGTGGAAAATTCGAAAATTTCAGAAGTGCCGATGTCTTCGCCAACACCCTTGATGGCTGAGCGAATCTTGGTCTTATACTTGCTTACCTTGACTCCACGGGCAAAAATGTGATGGTCTACAATAATGGCGGTGGTGGGCTTTGCATTGCCCTTACCCGGATCGTATTCGAAGGTACAGTCTAGCAACGTTAAGATTCCGTTCTGTCCGTGAGAGTATACTGCGGGAACCTTTCCCTTGAAGCGAAGGGCGCGGACCGCCAGATTCATGTCTTCATTTTCCAGACCATATTTCGTCTGGGCATTTAAGGTCACATGTTCCATAGTGACGGTATTCTTTTCACCCTTGGTGTAAACACCTGTGGAGAACCCGCGGATTTCCACGTTCTTCAAAAGCAGGGGACCAATTCCGTCGTCATGTCCCAGGTCGATGCCGTAAACACCGGTAGTATCTCCGGAATAAACCTTCACGTTGGTGATATTTCCCTGGAAGGAGGCATTGAAACGGATTCCGATGGCACCGGGATTGCCTTTACCCGTACGGATGGTCAAATCACGGATGGCGTTACGAATGCGGGGCTCCGGACCGGCACCTGTATAAATAACTGGCTTGGGATAGTCTACGTTGTCAAAACCATAGGTGCTGTCTGCCAGCTGGATGATGGTTCCGCCAATACTTTGACCCTGCAAGATGGTTCGTCTAGAGTCGGTACCCTTCTTTCCGGTTTCAGGCCAGGTCAGCTGGTCGTTTACCTTATAGATGCCATGGGGAAGGTAAATGATGAAGTCACCATCCGGATGGTCGTTCAAGGCCTTTTGAATAGCTTCGGTATCATCCGTCTTACCGTCACCCTTTGCAAAATAGGGGTCTCTTGTGACGTTAATGACTTTTGCGCCCAAAGGGAATTCCACCTGGGCGAATGCAATTGCAGAAAAAATAAGCGCTAAAATAATCGAGCGGGACATAAACACCTCTTACCCTAATATTAACAAATGTATACAAATCCCGTGGAAAGTGTGTAATTTATTGCTTACATTTCTCGTGTACAAAGGGGTTATGATCGCCTTGAACTTTGAAAATGCGACGATCCCTCTCACATTCTTTGTCTGTAACGGGATACATCTTGTCCCAGGCTTCGAATAACCTACGGTCCTGATTGGATAATTTCACTCCGTAAGTCTTTTCCATGTAAAAACTGGCTCGTGCTACGATACCTCTTGCTTCTTCCCGGGGCTGGGCTTTTTTCTCCTTGAAGTCTACAATGGTTTTGCAGTTTCCGTACATGGGCGTGGGATTGTTGGTCCACTGGCTGTACATGAAATTGTTGCGATCTCCGTTCACTTCTCCAATGGCGGGATAGAGGTTGTGCATGTCACCTTCCATAATCTTGAAGGTGGTATCGTTGGCGCTGCAGTTCTTGCGGCCTCCTTCTTTCCAACATGACAGAAAATGACCCATATTGTGGGCAGTAACCATATGCTCCCACTCGATGCGTTCTGCTCGCTTTGTGCTTTTGCGGTTAGGATTGTCTCGAGGCTTAAAATCGCAACTGCTGAAGTCCACATTTTTTTTATCGTCGTACTTGCAGCCGCAATAGAGGGTTTCTTGAAGTTCCCCGTAATAGACTCTACGTAGCTGCTTGCTAGCATCCCTGTAATTATAGTGTTGGGGTGCTGCCGTAGGATCAACCTTGGCAAAGCTGACCTGAGAAATAACCAAAAGTGCTAGGACAATGAAAAAACGTAGTTTCATGGACCGACCTGATGTAAAAAATGATGTATATGAAAACTAGATTTTTTTTGAAAATGGGGAATGAACGGTATTATTCCATATTGCTACATTTGAAATATGCAAAACGCAGGAATGGAATACTTGAATTCCCGACTGATGTTCGGGATGATGCCAGGGCTCACCTCCACACGAATGCTGTGCGACGCCCTGGAAAATCCTCAGAAAAAGTTTAAGACCATCCATGTGGTGGGTACCAACGGGAAAGGCTCTACCAGCTATTACCTGTCGGGTATTCTAAAGGCGCATGGCTTTAAAACTGCTCTATACACTAGTCCCCATCTGGTGAGCCTTCGGGAACGAATCCGTGTGGATGATGTTCCTATTTCCGATGAGGATTTGGATCGCTATCTCCTGCAGGTAAAAGACGCTGCTGACAAGGTGAATGCTGGCCGTGACGCATCCCAGCAGATTGAACCTACGTTTTTTGAAGTCTTGACTCTGGTGGCGTTCCTCCATTATGCAAACTCCGGCGTGGAAGTTGCCGTGCTGGAAGCAGGAATGGGCGGGCGTCTGGATAGTACTGCTGTCGCCAACGGTTCTATGGCGGTTGTGACTAGCATTGGCCTGGAACATACGGAAGTCTTGGGCCCGACGGAATCTGCCATCCTGAAGGAAAAGATGGCGGTGCTGGGGGAGGAATCCCTGGCGGGAAAGACGTTCGTGGTGGGCGGTCTCTCTCAGGAATTGCTGCTTGAAGCCCGACAGTTTGCCTCTGATCGCGGTGCAGATTTTGTTGTACCTGATATTCGTAAGGATGTGACTCTCCCGAATTTAGGGCAACATTACGTAGAAAACGCCAGCCTTTCTCTGGCTGTTGCAAAACAGTTCATTGGATCTTCCTACGATGACGCTCTGGCGATCCGCACGTTGTCCACTCGATCTTGGGCGGGCCGCATGCAGACTCTTACCGATGCCTTTGGCAAGGTCCGTTATATTCTGGATGGCGCCCACAATTCCCATGCGGTAAAGCGCCTGGTGGAAACACTCTCCAGGTACTATCCCCAGCAGAAATTCCATTGCGTGTTCGGCGCCCTGAAGGACAAGGACGTAGGGGAAATGCTGAAGCTGATGGGTCCCCATGTCAGTCATTGGCACATCACGAAAACGCCCTATCCAAGATTCCGCGAGTTAGACGACCTCCGTAACCTTCTGGCGGGCCTAGGCTTGAATGTGGCTACCGAGGGTGAACTTTCCCGTAAGTATCTGGACCAGGTCCTTGCTGAAGCAGGGGAAGCTCCAGTCCTGATTACAGGTAGTCTCTATATGATTGGCGAATCTGTACAGGCGTTGAAGAATGACTATGAAGGACTGGCTTTCTTCCGCGGGTTGGACCAGACCACCAACGAACACCGCTAGGAAGTTCTTTTAATACTGGACGTAAAAAGAAGAATCCGCTTAACTAAGCGGATTCTTCTTTATTCTGCGGAATATGTAGAACAGAAATTACTTCATGTCCGGATCATTTTCCATTTCGTCGTAAGCCTTCTTGGCCTTGGCGCGGATCTTGTCAGCTGCTTCGCCGGTGATCTTGCCTGCGTTGGTCAGTTCCTTCAGGTAGCTGTCCACAACGTCGGTCTTGACGGAGACCACGCCGTAGATGCGGTACTTGCCTTCTGCAGTGGATTCCATTTCCAGGTCGTTCATGGTTGCACCGCTGAGGTGGATCTTCACCTTGTTCTTGGAGGTGCTTTCGAAGTGTTCTGCGAATTCGTCACCCACTTCTTCCTTGAAGTTCTTTACCATGGCCTTGATGTAGGAATCGATGGACTTTGCCAGGTCTACACGGGCGTTCTGGTCAGCCTTTTCCATAGCAGTCTGCTGGTCCACGGATTCGCCGATGCCGAGGCCTGCTGCAGTGCCGTCATTCCAGTATGCCTTCTTGACGTTCTGCATCTTGAGCAGCTGGTTCACAGCCTTTTCCTGCGGGGTCTCGCCTGCACAGCCGACCATAAAGAGTGCTGCCATAGCAAAAGCGATTGCTGCCATGATCTTCTTCATAATATTTTCTCCTTGTTGAGTTCCGTTTGGCAATTTTGCCACTTTTTGATAGAAAAATACGATTTTGAAATGAAAAAGTCAAGCAAATCACCACTATATGGTTATAAATGTGAGATTTATCTCATGTGAGGAATGTCATACTCGCGTTCGCACAACATAATTATAAATTTGTATGAGTTTGTATGACTTTGGGTGAAATCGTTTGGAATTGCGATAAACCGTAGTTAGGTGATTATGAAGAGAATTTGCGTATGTGTGGCTGCCTTGTCCATGTTGTTCTGCGCTTGTCAGGACAAGGATGCTGCATCCCAAAAGAAAATTGAGAAAAGTTCGGAAGTTTCTAAGCCTAAAGAGGAAAAAGCGAACTTTTTGACGAAAGTCCGCAGTAGAATTGGTGAAGCGTTTTTGCTTAAAGGTGGGATGGGGGATTCCTGGACGGAGGTGAAAACAGGGATCAAGGTGATTGAAAATGATCGCCTTCGCACGAAACTGGAATCCGAAGTCCTTTTGGCTGTTCGGGATGGCTCTATTCTAAAGATCGATGAAAATTCCGATGTTGCATTAAAAACTGAAAAGGGCTCTGATGGCCGCAAGGCGTTCCTTGTGAATGTAAACGAAGGTACTATTCATTTCGATATTCAAAAACAGAAGGATAACACCTTCCGATTTAAGACCGGGACCGCAGTGGTTTCCATTCGAGGAACCGCTGGTTTCGTAGGAAACATAAAGGGAAAGACGGTTGCCTCCTTGAAGGAAGGTAAGGTGGATGTGGCTGATTCTTCCGGTCGTACCAATCCCATTGAACAGAACCAGACCATTCTGTTGGATGAATCCGGTACGGTGCAGAAGATAGATTTGGCTTCTTCCGGTACAGAATTCCTTGCCAAGGCTTTGGATTCTATTGCGCAGGCAAGTCCCGAAGGTGCGTCTGTGGACAATCTGGAAAAGTCCTTGAAGGACTTTGATCATACTTACGTGAACCATCAGGACGAATTCAAGAAGAAGTTGAACTTCAGTTTTACGGAATCCATTCCTGACACCATTACAGAAAATTCCATCACCCTTGTGGCTAAAGTTACTCCGGGCGTGATTGTATCGGTGTGGGGAGAACAGGATACGGTGGGTGCAGACAGCATTTATCGTAGATCCTTGAGCTGGGATAAAAGTGCTTACGGTGTAAAACGATTCCTGCTGGGTTGTAGTGATGGAACTGTGGATGTACCCTGTGTGGATAGCGTAATGACTACGGTGTATGTTTCTACAGGTGATGAAAATGAGGAAGATGCAGAAGAGGTTGAGGATGAGTCTGAAGAAGCCTCACCTATAGAAAACATGAAGGTGGATTTGGGAGATTCCCTGGAAAGAATTCACTTGGATCTGCCTGCTACAAAGCTGGATACTGCTTTGATGATTAACCTGGATGGCGTATCAAATGCTCAACTCAAGAATGTTGAATCTATTATGGTCTATCGTGGATCGAAGGTAATCAAGGCCATTAGTGGCACGGATGTAAAGGCCCTTCCTCTTAGAATTCCCGTATCCATCGCCCGTAACAAGATTGCTAATTTCAAGGTTGTGGTTACGACTAAGGACGAACAGACTTACAGAAGTGAGAAAACTTTTGAAGTATTCTGCCTCACAGCAAATCATCCTGGTGGAAAAGCTCGAAAGAGAATTCGCTCCCTGGCTGAAGAATACAAACGTCTCGTGAAACAGAAAAAATTGACTAAGGAATAAGAAGAAGAGGTTTAATGATGAAGAAGATTTTTGCAACGCTTACTGCATTAAGTGCTTTGACTTTGATGTCCTGCGCAGGAAGCAAACCGGAACAGAAGGATTACGATGCCGCCCGTCGCGATGTCCAGGCCGCTTACTCTGAAGTCCAGTATGATGAAGATGGCTCTGTGAAGTCTGAAATTCAGTCTACGGAGGCCACTCCCTCTATTCAGCTTTCTTCTGCTAAGTTTAAGACTACTCCTACGGTTCTTGTTGCTCCCGCCCTTACGGGAAAAATGAACGCCAGTATTGATGTTATCCGCAAGAACCCTCTGGCAAAGACTGCCATGGAAGTAATCAATGCTTACTTGACCAGCAGGGATTATAAGGTTGTTGGCCTCGAAAGCCAGGCACAGCTGGACGAAGTGGTGGAACTGCAGTCTTCCATTGCCGGCAATGATGAAGACTTGGCTTATGTGGCTGGTCTCTCTGTTGGTGCTGACATCAATATCACCTATTCCGGCTCCATTCAGGAAAATGACATTGTCATTGACTTGAATGCCAGCGAAGCTTCTACGGCGAACCTTCTGGCTAGTGAATCCGTTCGCATGAAAAATGACGGGAATGAGTCTCAGCGCGCTCTGGTTCAAAAGTGCATGCAACAGGCTATTGTTGGCCTGGAAAATAAGGTCCGCGAGAAGTTGGCTGCCCAGCTGGAATCTGGAAACCAGTACAAGGTGGTGGCTCACTTGACGGGTCAGTTTACGGATGATCAGGCAGAAGAGATCTCCAATATGGTGTCTACCCAGATTCGCAAGAAGTTCAGTAAGATGCAGGTGATTTCCATGAGCCGCAACACTTACGACTTGATGTTGACCGTGGATCCGGAACAGTACGAAGATGCCCAGATGGTTTACTCTGTCTTCTATGATGGCTTGAATGGTCTTGCCAAGGTTCGCAAGCAGAACATAACCAAGAAACTGATCATCCTGGAAATTCAGTAATGAAAAAAATGATGCAATTTTTAACAGCAGTAATGCTTGCTCCTGCCATGGCGTTGGCCGCCAACATGGTGACTTATACGGCGACTTCTAAAGTGTCCCAGAAGGATGCGGATAAGAAGGCTATGGAAGGTGCCGCCATGCAAATCAGTTCTTCTGTGAAGGCTTCTATGGAAACCGTGAAGACGGAAGATAAGAATGGTAACGTTCAGTCTACGTATTCTAGCAAGAAGACTGTTGAAAGTAATGTTTTGCTGAAAGGTGCAAAAATTACTGTAGGACCTAAGAAAAATGGCGAGTACACCTCCACAGTTTCTGTGGATCTGGACCAGCTTTCTTCTGCTATTATTGTTGACTTGCAACAGATGAAAAAGCAGGCTAAGTCGCTGGATTCCTTGATTCGTGACTGTATGCTGGATCGTGATTACCGCCGTATGACTATGAATATGTCCCAGCTGGAAAAATTGACAGATGCCTATAGCGATCGCTTAAATGACCTGTCCTACTTCCAGACGGTAAGTCAGGATATGATTCTTGAATCAACGCTTGCGGAGCTGTCTGATTTCTTGATGGAATCTATGCAGACGGTAAGTATTAAGACTAACTTGACTGATAAGGCTCTGGTGGTAACCGTAAATGACTTTGCGGGACCTATCGAGTATTTTCCCATCACCTTGACTCAGGACAGGAAAGATCTCCTGACGGATAAAACCAACGTGGATGGTAAGGTGGTATTCCCCCTGAAGGACGTTATGAAAAATAAGCCTAGCGGCGAAGTGGTGGTCCATCCGGATATGAACTTTAAGTTTGTGCGACAGTCCGCTCTTGCAAATAAGACGGTAAGCTATCAGTCTGAAAAGCAGGGATGCAAGTATAACTTCAGTTGTCTGGGTGAAATTGCCGAATGCGGTGCCGTCCAGAAATTCCTGGATGACGCTGGCTTGAACGTTTCTTCTGAATATGGCTTGCCTGAACTGGATGCGGTTTTGACATTCTCCGACAAGCCTAATTCCGCTAAGACTCTCTACACGTCCAGAGGAACCATTGCCATTCGCTATGGCTCCACTGAAATGGTGGAACAGGTCCAGGGCGTGGGGAAAGATCCTGAATCCGCTCACATTCAGGCTGTGAAAAAGCTTCCTGCCACAAAAATTCTGAATACTTTTGCTACTAAGGGTTGCACAAAGTAATTCCTGATAAATTTTTAGAATGACAAAAAAGTCCTGGGTTTTATCCCAGGACTTTTTTGATGAATCGCTGGCTATTTCTAACCAGCGGGGTTCAATTACTTATTGTTCTGCTTGATCAGGTTCAGGGCAGAACCGGCCTTGAACCATGCCCACTGCTGTTCGTTGTAGGTGTGGTTCAGCTGGATCTTTTCTTCAGAGCCGTCCTTGTGGTGGATAGCGAGGATCAAGGGCTTGCCCGGAGCAAATTCGGTGAGACCGAGAATGTCGAACACGTCCTGTTCCTGAATCTTGTCGTAGTCGGCAGGATTTGCGAAGGTGAGAGCAAGCATGCCCTGCTTCTTCAGGTTGGTTTCGTGAATACGAGCGAAGCTCTTTACGATCACGGCCTTGACGCCCAGGAAGCGGGGTTCCATA
This window contains:
- a CDS encoding type II toxin-antitoxin system Phd/YefM family antitoxin, coding for MAKVVSAMEVRQNFGNLLNQVALKDEELVIERAGKPLARLVSVHAATSGKLDFRDITKLPNQIWEE
- a CDS encoding glycosyl hydrolase family 28-related protein; the encoded protein is MSRSIILALIFSAIAFAQVEFPLGAKVINVTRDPYFAKGDGKTDDTEAIQKALNDHPDGDFIIYLPHGIYKVNDQLTWPETGKKGTDSRRTILQGQSIGGTIIQLADSTYGFDNVDYPKPVIYTGAGPEPRIRNAIRDLTIRTGKGNPGAIGIRFNASFQGNITNVKVYSGDTTGVYGIDLGHDDGIGPLLLKNVEIRGFSTGVYTKGEKNTVTMEHVTLNAQTKYGLENEDMNLAVRALRFKGKVPAVYSHGQNGILTLLDCTFEYDPGKGNAKPTTAIIVDHHIFARGVKVSKYKTKIRSAIKGVGEDIGTSEIFEFSTQESKQLCHSPKQSMRIAIAETPNFAEQKADNWVTVVGDYGGKMNTGSDDAKAIQEAIDDGAETIYFPPGGRWTINRDIYIRNRVRRILGIEGRIDGKGKFIVEKGAFNELTIERFSEFGSGIIQKSTRTILLKNMMVKSLETDEVGTGDVFMEDVSIGTIQLNYQKLWGRQVSMTGDTKGPKISNNGGTVWILGLTAKDGNTLLHNFNKASAELVGVEVIASDKAKDRPLFINDNSGLSVSGLRETLTRGNPFYKIVEESRPASKIKSLFGKDLTQREEGGSFLPLFVGYAPKQGPNEKPIATIHEEMLLVQPNKLHIFGSIQDDGRGDGLCEVPVKWKKGSGPGKVIISDSTEYETDMTFTASGRYNVIFTGDDGYSTGSDTSRIYVFDKRYTTMDHTGDNIPSGRGAATWISEFDNYTPHNTDPTLQLSNRSGAAGKIYLKFDLSALPGPLFDVALKLEFDPDSVKKPIQLNIFGLKETSKNMNYGDQKLSVDWPDYELTWENAPANLPQPGGQFNIRKNSGGGVDTKFADYLGIITLNPKAPLGAFLRTPTFTEFFKRKHDSKLYTLILTATDTTESFIMSGNTGKQLAPSLFVGYYDNSRSVGGESMDGGYTLSKVNIDKFSLDCNFDLTVGYPQFVQIEIVNEFGKRMLTVAAREMDGEKKINFKFKAKAFPTGKYILKVNGEAFNAEQKFYILN
- a CDS encoding endonuclease, with protein sequence MKLRFFIVLALLVISQVSFAKVDPTAAPQHYNYRDASKQLRRVYYGELQETLYCGCKYDDKKNVDFSSCDFKPRDNPNRKSTKRAERIEWEHMVTAHNMGHFLSCWKEGGRKNCSANDTTFKIMEGDMHNLYPAIGEVNGDRNNFMYSQWTNNPTPMYGNCKTIVDFKEKKAQPREEARGIVARASFYMEKTYGVKLSNQDRRLFEAWDKMYPVTDKECERDRRIFKVQGDHNPFVHEKCKQ
- a CDS encoding folylpolyglutamate synthase/dihydrofolate synthase family protein, whose translation is MQNAGMEYLNSRLMFGMMPGLTSTRMLCDALENPQKKFKTIHVVGTNGKGSTSYYLSGILKAHGFKTALYTSPHLVSLRERIRVDDVPISDEDLDRYLLQVKDAADKVNAGRDASQQIEPTFFEVLTLVAFLHYANSGVEVAVLEAGMGGRLDSTAVANGSMAVVTSIGLEHTEVLGPTESAILKEKMAVLGEESLAGKTFVVGGLSQELLLEARQFASDRGADFVVPDIRKDVTLPNLGQHYVENASLSLAVAKQFIGSSYDDALAIRTLSTRSWAGRMQTLTDAFGKVRYILDGAHNSHAVKRLVETLSRYYPQQKFHCVFGALKDKDVGEMLKLMGPHVSHWHITKTPYPRFRELDDLRNLLAGLGLNVATEGELSRKYLDQVLAEAGEAPVLITGSLYMIGESVQALKNDYEGLAFFRGLDQTTNEHR
- a CDS encoding FecR family protein, producing MKRICVCVAALSMLFCACQDKDAASQKKIEKSSEVSKPKEEKANFLTKVRSRIGEAFLLKGGMGDSWTEVKTGIKVIENDRLRTKLESEVLLAVRDGSILKIDENSDVALKTEKGSDGRKAFLVNVNEGTIHFDIQKQKDNTFRFKTGTAVVSIRGTAGFVGNIKGKTVASLKEGKVDVADSSGRTNPIEQNQTILLDESGTVQKIDLASSGTEFLAKALDSIAQASPEGASVDNLEKSLKDFDHTYVNHQDEFKKKLNFSFTESIPDTITENSITLVAKVTPGVIVSVWGEQDTVGADSIYRRSLSWDKSAYGVKRFLLGCSDGTVDVPCVDSVMTTVYVSTGDENEEDAEEVEDESEEASPIENMKVDLGDSLERIHLDLPATKLDTALMINLDGVSNAQLKNVESIMVYRGSKVIKAISGTDVKALPLRIPVSIARNKIANFKVVVTTKDEQTYRSEKTFEVFCLTANHPGGKARKRIRSLAEEYKRLVKQKKLTKE